The Garra rufa chromosome 8, GarRuf1.0, whole genome shotgun sequence genome has a segment encoding these proteins:
- the evx2 gene encoding homeobox even-skipped homolog protein 2 isoform X1 — protein sequence MMERIRKEMILMERGLHSPVAGKRLSNLSDSAGNAVLEALENSQHAGRLSPRITSASLHGSLGDIPTKGKFEIDSLFGNHHSDNTSSTEVSSSESRKKINLYPEVSPDSDMNSDVEVGCPSHRSPGSISQHKENNSKGFSDSNSGTSNTSSSSLSNINGSMGNSSSSSSDQVRRYRTAFTREQIGRLEKEFYRENYVSRPRRCELAAALNLPETTIKVWFQNRRMKDKRQRLAMSWPHPADPSFYTYMMTHAAATGSLPYPFHSHMPLHYYPHVGVTAAAAAAAASGAASSPFATSIRPLDTFRALSHPYSRPELLCSFRHPGLYQSPAGLNSSAAAAAAAAAAAAVSAPSATGPCSCLSCHSSQAASALGSRSTSSDFTCTASQRSESGFLPYSAAVLSKTAVPSPDQREESALNR from the exons ATGATGGAGAGGATAAGAAAAGAAATGATTCTGATGGAAAGGGGACTACACAGTCCAGTGGCAGGAAAGAGGCTCTCCAACCTCTCCGACTCGGCCGGGAACGCGGTGCTTGAGGCCCTGGAAAATTCTCAGCACGCAGGTCGCCTCAGCCCGAGAATAACTTCCGCCTCGCTGCATGGCAGTCTCGGGGATATTCCCACCAAAGGCAAGTTCGAAATCGACAGTTTATTCGGAAACCACCACAGCGACAATACCTCCTCCACAGAAGTGTCGTCCTCCGAAAGCCGGAAGAAAATAAACCTGTATCCTGAAGTTTCTCCTGACTCCGATATGAACAGCGATGTGGAAGTGGGTTGCCCGTCTCATCGCTCACCGGGCAGCATTAGCCAACATAAGGAAAACAATAGCAAAG GTTTTTCCGACAGTAATTCAGGAACCTCCAATACAAGTTCATCGTCTCTATCGAATATTAACGGCTCCATGGGTAACTCCAGCAGTTCGAGCTCGGACCAAGTGAGGAGATACCGGACTGCGTTTACCCGAGAACAAATTGGAAGACTGGAGAAAGAATTTTACAGGGAAAACTACGTCTCAAGACCCAGGAGATGTGAACTGGCCGCAGCATTAAACTTACCCGAAACAACAATAAAG GTGTGGTTTCAGAATCGACGAATGAAGGACAAGCGGCAGCGGCTTGCCATGTCCTGGCCACATCCCGCCGATCCCAGCTTCTACACCTATATGATGACGCACGCGGCCGCCACCGGAAGTCTGCCTTACCCTTTTCATTCCCACATGCCACTACACTATTACCCCCATGTCGGTGTCACGGCAGCAGCTGCTGCGGCAGCCGCCTCAGGAGCCGCTTCTTCACCTTTTGCTACCTCTATCCGTCCCCTTGATACATTCCGTGCGCTTTCTCATCCATATTCGCGCCCAGAGCTGCTGTGTAGTTTCCGACATCCAGGACTATACCAGTCACCGGCAGGTTTGAACAGCTCCGCGGCTGCAGCAGCGGCGGCAGCGGCCGCTGCAGCAGTCAGTGCGCCTTCAGCTACGGGGCCGTGCTCATGTCTCAGCTGCCACAGCAGTCAGGCCGCCAGCGCACTGGGCTCCAGGAGCACCAGCTCTGATTTCACCTGCACGGCGAGTCAGAGGTCCGAGAGCGGATTTTTGCCATACTCGGCAGCAGTTCTCAGCAAAACTGCGGTGCCCTCACCGGACCAGAGAGAAGAAAGCGCGCTTAATAGATAG
- the evx2 gene encoding homeobox even-skipped homolog protein 2 isoform X2, producing the protein MGNSSSSSSDQVRRYRTAFTREQIGRLEKEFYRENYVSRPRRCELAAALNLPETTIKVWFQNRRMKDKRQRLAMSWPHPADPSFYTYMMTHAAATGSLPYPFHSHMPLHYYPHVGVTAAAAAAAASGAASSPFATSIRPLDTFRALSHPYSRPELLCSFRHPGLYQSPAAVSAPSATGPCSCLSCHSSQAASALGSRSTSSDFTCTASQRSESGFLPYSAAVLSKTAVPSPDQREESALNR; encoded by the exons ATGGGTAACTCCAGCAGTTCGAGCTCGGACCAAGTGAGGAGATACCGGACTGCGTTTACCCGAGAACAAATTGGAAGACTGGAGAAAGAATTTTACAGGGAAAACTACGTCTCAAGACCCAGGAGATGTGAACTGGCCGCAGCATTAAACTTACCCGAAACAACAATAAAG GTGTGGTTTCAGAATCGACGAATGAAGGACAAGCGGCAGCGGCTTGCCATGTCCTGGCCACATCCCGCCGATCCCAGCTTCTACACCTATATGATGACGCACGCGGCCGCCACCGGAAGTCTGCCTTACCCTTTTCATTCCCACATGCCACTACACTATTACCCCCATGTCGGTGTCACGGCAGCAGCTGCTGCGGCAGCCGCCTCAGGAGCCGCTTCTTCACCTTTTGCTACCTCTATCCGTCCCCTTGATACATTCCGTGCGCTTTCTCATCCATATTCGCGCCCAGAGCTGCTGTGTAGTTTCCGACATCCAGGACTATACCAGTCACCGGCAG CAGTCAGTGCGCCTTCAGCTACGGGGCCGTGCTCATGTCTCAGCTGCCACAGCAGTCAGGCCGCCAGCGCACTGGGCTCCAGGAGCACCAGCTCTGATTTCACCTGCACGGCGAGTCAGAGGTCCGAGAGCGGATTTTTGCCATACTCGGCAGCAGTTCTCAGCAAAACTGCGGTGCCCTCACCGGACCAGAGAGAAGAAAGCGCGCTTAATAGATAG